From a single Candoia aspera isolate rCanAsp1 chromosome 10, rCanAsp1.hap2, whole genome shotgun sequence genomic region:
- the TGFB1 gene encoding transforming growth factor beta-1 proprotein, which yields MGGNSNTPGPRSCIRQLGFLRATGGLGSRQAVGWLLLFLLALQQLCSILAFSTCKTLDMDMMKRKRIEAIRGQILSKLKLPKPPEAEDPESRVLSEEIMALYNSTLEIIREMAAEEAQETLQEEYYAKEVHRFMMLPTDHGSYGDEYKKDHQNIYFGFNILEIRLVVSDPNLLYRAELRIRAGGSGQEQRLELYQQKYHSRNDSSWYYLQGQSVKMKNEKEWLSFDVTNVLRVWLASTDVLGRFRLSTHCSCDSQREDLKVEIDGITTRRGDQHQISKDNKQRPYLLIMAMSPERVNFQDHKRRKRSTLDADFCSSQSPEEKNCCVRRLYIDFRKDLKWKWIHEPKGYYANFCMGPCPYLWSSDTQYSKVLALYNQHNPSASAAPCCVPDELQPLGILYYVGRQAKVEQLSNMIVKSCRCS from the exons atgggaggaaatagCAACACGCCGGGGCCAAGAAGCTGCATCAGGCAACTGGGCTTCCTGAGGGCAACTGGGGGCCTTGGCTCGCGGCAGGCCGTGGGCTGGCTCCTCTTATTCCTCTTGGCCCTTCAGCAGCTTTGCTCCATCCTGGCCTTCTCCACTTGCAAGACGCTGGACATGGACATGATGAAGAGGAAGCGGATCGAGGCCATCCGGGGCCAGATCTTGAGCAAACTGAAACTCCCAAAGCCGCCCGAAGCGGAGGACCCCGAGTCGCGGGTCCTGTCGGAGGAGATCATGGCTCTCTACAACAGCACCTTGGAAATCATCCGGGAAATGGCAGCGGAGGAAGCCCAGGAGACCTTGCAGGAAGAATACTACGCCAAGGAGGTGCACCGGTTCATGATGCTCCCCACCGACCACG GCAGCTACGGGGATGAATACAAGAAGGACCACCAGAACATCTACTTTGGGTTCAACATCTTAGAAATCCGGCTCGTCGTTTCGGATCCCAACTTGCTGTACCGTGCAGAGCTGAGGATACGGGCTGGTGGATCGGGGCAGGAGCAGCGGCTGGAGCTGTACCAG CAAAAATACCATTCAAGGAATGATTCCTCGTGGTACTACCTTCAGGGACAGTCGGTGAAGATGAAGAATGAAAAAGAGTGGCTGTCATTTGATGTGACGAATGTCCTCCGGGTGTGGCTCGCAAGTACAG ACGTCCTGGGAAGATTTCGACTTAGCACTCATTGTTCCTGTGACAGCCAACGGGAGGATCTAAAAGTGGAAATTGATG GCATTACAACCAGAAGAGGGGATCAGCACCAAATAAGCAAGGATAACAAGCAGCGGCCATACCTGCTGATCATGGCGATGAGCCCAGAACGGGTCAATTTCCAGGACCACAAGCGGAGAAAACGGTCCACCCTGGATGCGGATTTCTGCAGCAGTCA ATCACCAGAAGAGAAGAATTGCTGCGTACGGCGTCTCTACATTGACTTCCGGAAAGATTTGAAGTGGAAATGGATCCACGAACCTAAAGGCTACTATGCCAATTTCTGCATGGGGCCTTGTCCCTACCTCTGGAGCTCAGACACCCAATATAGCAAG GTCCTCGCTCTGTACAACCAGCACAACCCCTCGGCTTCAGCCGCGCCCTGCTGTGTCCCCGATGAGCTTCAGCCGTTGGGCATCCTTTACTACGTTGGTCGACAAGCCAAAGTGGAACAGCTTTCCAACATGATTGTCAAATCGTGCCGGTGTAGCTGA